taaaaaaagagagtataaTTGGCTATTAATTTGGGTTCAAAATGGTTCATttgtgcaaaaataaaataaaattgaggatcaaattgaaaattataaaaagtaacTATTTTAATCTACAATGTTTTATAAGAGAGTGCATGTTGCAAAACGAACAAGAAAAACAACTCacaacttagattttttttttaatgatagaaAGACtttgtacataaaaaaaatacataagatAGGAGAAATATTAGGAGATatgcttaaaaagaaaagaaccaaATAGTTcaaatttaatactttttagaACTTGGAAAATTTTTAAGCCTTAATAGAAAGGATATTGTGGAACAATTTTCATATAGCAAAATTGAGTTACTCCTCAATCTAATTGTcttcacaaaagaaaaattattttttaattatctttcctaattctcaaaattataaacaaataataagacaCACACGCCTATAAGAATACTTTAAACATGTAAACCAACTTCATTTGGCCTActttaacataaaacaaaacaacaagaatCATTTAGCTCATTTAAGAAGGAAATTTATAAAAGCTTGACATAAAGAATTAAAGTGAAGAAAGAATACAAACTTTAGACCATGCAGTTACACATGACACTGTTTCTTTCAAGAGCTAATTAATATTAAGTTTAAGTATTTGTGTTTCGCACATTACATTAAGTTTGTCGATATGTCCGAGTGGTTAAGGAGACAGACTCGAAATCTGTTGGGCTATGCCTGCGCAGGTTCGAATCCTGCTGTCgacgtttttctttttttttccccgtcTATGGAGCAGCAGCATCTAGAAGGTCAGAATTGTCTTTTAACGCCATAAGAACACTTAAAAACACACTATCTCTTCGCTTCGCTGTATCGTCCTCCCCTTTTCCATGGCTTCCTTCTCCTACTTTCACTTAAACCTCACCACTCCACATTTCCTTTCTACAAAACTCAAGACCCTAAGCCCTACAAAAACCTCCACTTTCACTCCCATACGCTGCGGTCCACGCTCCAAACGTGGACCTCTTGTCAGAGGCCGCATCTTAAGCACTGAAGCAATCCTAGCCATCCAATCCCTCAAACGCGCCGACAACAACAAATCTGATTCCAGTAAGAAACTCCCAAACCTCGCCCGCATGATTAGGTCAGACCTCCTCTCTATCATTCGCGAGCTCCTGCGTCAAGACTTGTGCTCCCTAGCCCTTCAAGTCCTCTCAACCCTCCGATCAGAATACCCCGGCCAGATTGACCTTAATTTATACGCTGACGTCATCTTTGCGCTGTCCAGGAATAAATGTTTCGACGACATCGATCGTTTGATTGGTGATTTGGAGGAAGGGGAGAGTTGGGTAAAGTGGGGAAGTGATCGGGGGCTGTTGAGGGTAGTCAGAGGGCTGGTTGAGGCTAGGAGGAAGGAATCAACGGTTAGAATTTGTGGGATGCTGCGGAGGAGTGGTTGTGGAGACACGTGGACGTCTGATGAGTATGTGGTTAAGGTGCTGCGCAGAGGGTTAAAGGAAATGGGTGAGATAGAGTTGGCTAGTGAGGTTGATAGGGAATTTGGAAATGCTTCTAGGggtaatttggagaaatttgtTATCTGAgaatgtttcttgttttttttttttttttctttctcattatTTCGTTGGGGAAATTTAgtgtaaaattaaatgatttataaTTGCGTCAAAGCTATATGGAAAAACAAGGGGAAAAAAGTTGTATACAAAGCGGTTTAATGCATtctatttttacatgtttttagttttattttgtgtttaaagGGTGTGtttattatcttttgttttaatatctACAATTTTTTAAATGGGTATATTTTGACaattaataattagttttatcATCATAAGTTggtaagcaaaacaaaaaccattagTATTCTAAATGGCATGTATCAAGATATTATTTGGTATTGGAGTAGATTTGACAAAGAGAGAATATTTTTCATGCAAgatgttatataaaaattaaggtaCATGATGAAAGTTGTGTTAATGTGTGTTTATGTGGTTAGTATTATAATTGTTTGGAAGTTGAATCTGAATATTATAAAGTATTATAGaccttataaatataaattgttaaaattaataaataggtttttggttttatttttcatggaaaatgcAATGACGAGGTTTTTATGTAAtgtggtttttatatatatgagacACTTGTTATTTGGAATGTCATGataatttgataggaaaataaTACATGTtagttttagaaatatatattgtttttgtaaaaaatagaaaattcaatACTCTTGtatcattattattgaaatagGTCTACGAAGatcatttgaaattgaaaataaaaagtgagGTTAAAGAGAGTGTAACTATAAATCAGGTCATGagttttgaggagagaagaaaatcatattcgattgagagagaaaagaataaagagtcggcaaaaaatataaagaaaaaaacaaataaaataaaaaagatctttgagggaaaaacaaagaagcatgTGAGCTTTATGTAAGAAATAATGTTGTTAAGAATGTTCTTTATACGATTAATCCTCTACAAAATAATGTTGTTGTTTCTTTGTTGTAGGATTATAATGATATAATGTCTATTAATTATGTTTCTAGTGGTAAAGTATATGGTTTGGTTAGTTTTTATGGAAATTTGCTAGAAATTCTAGTGCATTAATTGCATCActtattgaaattattaagaaaacttttggtttttataaCCATGCATCTAAAGATAACGAAGGTCATAGGTGTGTTATATTTGAATAAGGTGATTTGGTCTAGACGCATATTACAAATGAAAGACTTTTAGCCTGTGAGAGATGTAAGTTGTAGCATAGAGGAGATGATCCATTCTAAATTCTTGATCAAATTAATGACAATTCATATAAAGTGAATCTTTCTTTATAAATATTagtgttatttttaatgttttctgatttttctcTGTTTGATATCGGAAATGATTCaaggttgaatttttttgagaaaagaataaattataaaaattaataagcaTTACCAAATGATCTATTAGAAGTGCCAATTAGGCTAATTACAAGTCAATTAGCCTATTTAGGATATTTGGGACAAGTTAAGCTTTCATACTTCAACAATGAATGATAAGGCTTTAATTAATGTGATTCATGCAAGAGTTTGACAAGTTTAAGTTGATTTtgggctttatttttttctaatgcatGCATTTACGCTaataaacaaaactttttaGCTAACTGTTGAATCAAGATGAAATGTtgcaaaaaattctaaaagttttgttttctacAGCGTTAAAGTTTCATATAAATTAGATATCAGGAAAATCTTGCGATAAGATCTAAAAGCTGTCGTATATGatttacattattttcttaattgatctaatattcttttttctatttggattagtaatattattatttttctagactTATTTAAGATGTTTTTACCTAGTAGAAATATGATTATTTAActtgtatttagtttttttttatgcttggtttattttttaataatattgtgtTTACAAGGTTGCTCATACTTGGTTCTTTATTGAATTCTTTtggacttatcaaagattaattatttttgtggtGTTTTTTCTTATGCCTTAAGCtctttatttgttataattaaagGGTTGAggttttttatctaataattttggTGTCTCGGTTCAGATAATCATTGAAGTCTTGTCTTATCTTCAATATGATATTAACTTTCATgacttatttttatcttatttgtaGATTCAAGCGTTCTTACCCTCTGAGTTCGCATCATCTGGTTAGCAAGTTGTCTCTTTATTTTCCCTTATATTCTTCTATccttgtttaaaaattatttgtgctTGGGTGGAATGACATTAGGGATTAAATCAAAGAGTTATTAGATAAtaaaagactaaaataaaaaagggtttgGATTGTGTGGATTCAATGacgggacttaattgaagaccTCTTATTAAagtagggactaaattgaacaaaaagaacaaaaagggcTAGAGCATGTAATACACATGCTAGCGTGTGAGAAGTGCCATCGAGTTTAGGGCAACACATTA
This region of Populus alba chromosome 3, ASM523922v2, whole genome shotgun sequence genomic DNA includes:
- the LOC118037891 gene encoding protein THYLAKOID ASSEMBLY 8, chloroplastic; the protein is MASFSYFHLNLTTPHFLSTKLKTLSPTKTSTFTPIRCGPRSKRGPLVRGRILSTEAILAIQSLKRADNNKSDSSKKLPNLARMIRSDLLSIIRELLRQDLCSLALQVLSTLRSEYPGQIDLNLYADVIFALSRNKCFDDIDRLIGDLEEGESWVKWGSDRGLLRVVRGLVEARRKESTVRICGMLRRSGCGDTWTSDEYVVKVLRRGLKEMGEIELASEVDREFGNASRGNLEKFVI